A region from the Salidesulfovibrio onnuriiensis genome encodes:
- the gpmI gene encoding 2,3-bisphosphoglycerate-independent phosphoglycerate mutase, which translates to MTKKNTLLLILDGWGIAPDGKGNCVRNASTPFLDSLLEKYPHTELLCSGRSVGLPDGFMGNSEVGHMNIGAGRVVYQDMTRIDMAIETGSINENPTLVDLMEKAKAGSGRLHLMGLISDGGVHSHQNHIYALLRMAKEKNVPEVIVHCFMDGRDTPPVSGKGYVEQLVAKMDEIGIGRPGVVSGRYYAMDRDKRFERNELAYKALVEGDVPVKADAIAGIRESYDAGENDEFIKPFLVGGKDVCISDGDAVFFFNFRADRARQICRAIFEADFTEFKRGKVPALAGFATMTQYESTFPLPVAFPPESYANTLGEVVSRAGLKQLRIAETEKYAHVTYFLNCGREEPYEGEDRELVQSPRDVATYDLKPQMSADEVADKLVERLGKYDLSVCNFANLDMVGHTGIIEAANLACVTVDACVERVVTTMLEQGGRVLLTADHGNAEEMIGPDGGPQTAHSTNPVPLVYIEEGVSGTLEPGILGDIAPTILSLMGLEKPAEMTGKCLIK; encoded by the coding sequence ATGACCAAAAAGAATACGCTTCTGTTGATATTGGACGGATGGGGAATCGCCCCGGACGGCAAGGGCAACTGCGTGCGCAACGCGTCCACCCCGTTCCTGGATTCCCTTCTTGAGAAATACCCCCATACCGAGCTGCTCTGTTCGGGCCGCTCCGTGGGGCTGCCCGACGGCTTCATGGGCAACTCCGAAGTGGGGCACATGAATATCGGCGCGGGCCGCGTGGTCTACCAGGACATGACCCGCATCGACATGGCCATCGAAACCGGCTCCATCAACGAGAACCCGACCCTGGTGGACCTCATGGAAAAGGCCAAGGCCGGAAGCGGTCGCCTGCATCTCATGGGCCTCATCTCCGACGGCGGGGTGCACAGCCACCAGAACCACATTTACGCGCTTCTCAGGATGGCCAAGGAAAAGAATGTTCCCGAGGTCATCGTGCACTGCTTCATGGACGGCCGCGACACGCCGCCCGTCAGCGGCAAGGGCTATGTGGAGCAGCTCGTGGCCAAGATGGACGAGATCGGCATCGGCCGCCCCGGCGTGGTTTCCGGCCGTTACTACGCCATGGACCGCGACAAGCGCTTCGAGCGTAATGAGCTGGCTTACAAGGCCCTGGTGGAGGGCGACGTCCCGGTGAAGGCCGACGCAATCGCCGGTATCCGGGAGTCCTACGACGCCGGTGAAAATGACGAATTTATAAAGCCGTTCCTGGTGGGTGGCAAGGATGTGTGCATCAGTGACGGCGACGCGGTGTTTTTTTTCAACTTCCGCGCGGACCGAGCCCGTCAGATTTGCCGGGCCATCTTCGAGGCCGACTTTACCGAGTTCAAGCGCGGCAAGGTGCCCGCACTGGCCGGTTTCGCAACCATGACCCAGTACGAGTCCACCTTTCCGTTGCCCGTGGCCTTCCCGCCCGAAAGCTACGCCAACACCCTGGGCGAGGTTGTTTCCAGGGCCGGGCTCAAACAGCTGCGCATTGCCGAGACCGAGAAATACGCCCACGTGACCTATTTCCTCAACTGCGGCCGCGAAGAGCCCTACGAGGGCGAAGATCGCGAACTGGTGCAGTCCCCGCGCGACGTGGCCACCTACGACCTCAAGCCGCAGATGAGCGCGGACGAGGTCGCGGACAAGCTGGTGGAACGCCTGGGCAAGTACGACCTGAGCGTTTGCAACTTCGCCAACCTGGACATGGTGGGCCATACCGGCATCATCGAGGCCGCCAACCTGGCCTGCGTTACCGTGGATGCCTGCGTGGAGCGCGTGGTCACCACCATGCTGGAGCAGGGCGGCCGTGTGCTGCTTACCGCCGACCACGGCAATGCCGAGGAGATGATCGGACCGGACGGCGGCCCCCAGACCGCACACAGCACCAACCCCGTGCCGCTGGTGTACATCGAGGAAGGCGTTTCAGGCACGCTGGAGCCGGGCATCCTTGGCGATATCGCGCCCACCATCCTGTCCCTGATGGGTCTGGAAAAGCCTGCCGAAATGACGGGCAAGTGCCTGATCAAATAA
- the rsfS gene encoding ribosome silencing factor has translation MKKEKKYKDISSSEKAALVCEWLDEKQGEDIVTMDVAGLCSITETICVVSARSLKHGQALADFVLEKCREEGIEFLGMEGYKPGDWILVDLNDMIIHVFQSELRDFYNIEGMWSEAERRNFCGEKPRE, from the coding sequence GTGAAGAAAGAGAAGAAGTACAAAGACATTTCCAGCAGCGAAAAGGCTGCTCTCGTCTGTGAATGGCTGGATGAAAAGCAGGGCGAAGACATCGTCACCATGGATGTGGCCGGCCTTTGCTCCATCACGGAAACCATCTGCGTGGTTTCGGCCCGCAGCCTCAAGCACGGCCAGGCCCTGGCCGATTTCGTGCTTGAAAAGTGCCGGGAGGAAGGAATCGAGTTCCTCGGCATGGAAGGATACAAGCCCGGAGACTGGATCCTCGTCGATCTCAATGACATGATCATTCATGTGTTCCAGTCCGAATTGCGTGATTTTTACAATATCGAGGGCATGTGGTCCGAGGCTGAGCGCAGGAATTTCTGCGGCGAAAAGCCCAGGGAGTAA